In Trichormus variabilis 0441, a single genomic region encodes these proteins:
- a CDS encoding non-ribosomal peptide synthetase, with protein MSNFSESLGDISPEQYELLQLLLKKRGIGKPEQKTIPKRIDQSPCQLSSAQQRLWFLHQLNPDISVYNMPAAIGIQGSLNIAALAQTFNEIARRHEILRTRFETVNGKPIQIINPTISIPLSVVNLQDLPDDKRQTEVTRLIKAEAEKPFDLTQTPLLRTTLLQLDVTEYVLLLTIHHIIADGWSIDVLIREVMVLYEAFCSGQPSPLAELPIQYADFAFWQSQYLQGEVLANQLAFRREKLGHHPPALELPTDRPRPAIQTFRGATQSFSLSAEVTQALKTLSQTEGTTLFVTLLAAFKTLLYRYTGQEDILLGSPIANRNRAETEGLIGFFVNTLVLRTDLSGNPSFRELIARVHEQASAAYAHQDIPFEQLAAELQPQRDLSRNPLIQVMFVLENRSRLLGELGDLKLSLLEINTAIAKFDLTLILSETSQGLNGWLEYSTDLFDAVTITQMVRHFQTLVGGIAVNPDQRLASLPLLSAAEQHQLLYEWNHPEISYPQHYCIHQLFEQSAQQAPEAIAVVFEEQQITYQALNQQANQLAHYLRSLGVKPGVKVGICVERSLWMIVGILAILKAGAAYVPLDPSYPQERLAFIIQDAQLEVLLTQQQLLEVLPPHQVQVISLDRDWQIIAQENQANPACTATVGNLAYIIYTSGSTGQPKGVLVPHQNVTRLFEAVQPWFEFNQQDVWTLFHSIAFDFSVWELWGALLHGGKLVIVPYWLSRSPEAFYQLLCKQKVTVLNQTPSAFRQLIQAKEPFNHQLALRLVIFGGEALEISSLQPWCERHGDRYPQLVNMYGITETTVHVTYRPITMADLQVNSGSIIGRPIPDLQVYILDQHQQLVPIGVSGEMYIGGGGLAKGYLNRPDLTTEKFIPHPFSNQPDARLYKSGDLARYLPNGDIEYLGRIDHQVKIRGFRIELGEIAGILTQHPSVQETVVLAKETSSGEKYLVAYVVFRHQQTPTTSQLRNFLKKQLPDYMLPSVFVVVEALPLTANGKLDHQALPEPSTSRPELDTAFVSPRTATEKILTEIWSQVLGFAEIGIYDNFFALGGDSIRSIQVRSLAQERGLYFSLQQIFQHQTIHELIADVVIAENPQATTQSIAAFSLISEQERSQLPENIEDAYPLTMLQMGMLFHNEYDTDTPIYHNVASLHIQAPFAPQHFQTAAQQLINRHPVLRTSFDLSNFSQPLQLVHKNVAVALQVEDLSHLSTIEQEEILNAELEAQKRHKFDWTSPPLLRFHIYRRSSQTFQFNFSEHHAILDGWSVATMLTELFENYFSLLQGETPTIKLSPEIAFRDFVALQQTALQSQASQDYWKQKLKGCMMTRIPREYQPQSATTSAIRAFPVLISDETATGLQQLAKVAKVSLKSVLVAAHIYVLSQLSGQSDVVTIMASHGRPETTDSDWSLGLFLTPLPLRMKLSGGTWIDLVQQTFAAEKDLLPHRLYPLAQMQIDLGNQRLAETSVNFTRFHVYERLQQLSGLQIIDTQGFAMTDFALVAEFSFDVFASQLQLFLMCNTFEFSEQQIEKIGENYAQTLAVMAKETTANYQLVEVANQTVKEDEKYQLLAISTGEKINYPQYNCIHQLFAQQVARIPDSLAVASEHQQLTYLQLNNSANQLANFLQNLGVVTETLVGICVERNPQMLVGILGILKACGAYVPLDPSYPQQRLDFMLQDAKIEILLTQKHLLPKFSHHNIKIICIDTEWEAIAQHSDAHPECEITSDNLAYIIYTSGSTGLPKGVEITHKNLIHSTIARINYYPEYDVNFLLLSSFAFDSSVAGIFWTLCCGGTLYLPQVGEEKEVRKLVKLISQYQISHLLSLPSLYALILEQAEIAQLTSLHTVIVAGEPCPKKLVQSHCELLKTTSLYNEYGPTEATVWSSVYNCSWPEAGISIPIGRPIHNTQIYILNSDGKLVPVGVTGELYIGGDGIARGYLGKPQLTAEKFIPDFFSDEPGARLYKTGDLARYRPDGNIEFLGRSDRQVKIRGFRIELGEIEAVLEQHPTIREVAVVSREIQGDLRLVAYIVPSPQQLYFQATTLEQQYIANYQTVYDEIYSQDQNFSQLDSTISLRAWISSDTNQPLPEAEVIEYADSTAQRILSVMQPKRVLEIGCGTGVILLRVAPHCTHYCGTDISDVALRYTQQQLAIRQPDILTKVSFLHRAAHNFQDIATEQFDTIILNEVVQHFPSIEYFVDVLQSAVKVVQPGGCIFLGGVRSLPLLEAFHTWVQLNRVPPSWSTAQFYQQVQEQLSAEKELVINPDFFTALQKYLPEISYVQICPKRGSYHNELTKFHYDVILHIKAEVNLTPDILWLNWHEEKLTVTAVRQLLKSSAPATLGLRNIPNARVETSAKAVELLRQNSGIQTVAELKQALQSNFSPLGVDPEEFWTLSQDLPYTVDISWANAAIDGSYDVLFRRYSDNSTNLIPGFGAIATNSQQPLDTYTNKPLHSQSKLTSELIPQITSYLREKLPEYMIPVNFVALEALPLTPNGKVDYQALPAPQQIRSRFTETLIFPRDSLELQLAQIWEDILDIHPVGVTENFFDLGGHSLSAVRLMAQIRTKLNQELPLSILFQGITIEKLASILRQQSDVQTHNLLIPLQPHGSKRPFFCLHPAGGNVLCYYELARHLQPDQPIYGLQALGLDGEQQPYNRIEDMAAHYIQLIRTIQPTGSYLLGGWSMGGAIAFEIAQQLHQQGDRVDLLALFDSLAPIPQNKPTNISEYNDAKMLSQLAQDMASLTGRNLAISEQQLQQLKPDEQLQYFLEQAKIANIFPPDIEYQQLSNLLQVFKSNIQAILNYAPQVYPQRIVLFRASENNFNQAPQNQTLGWDELSSESVEIVNVPGTHYTMLTKPHVQTLLEQLRHYLAQD; from the coding sequence GCCCTTTGATTTGACACAAACGCCACTGCTAAGAACAACTTTATTACAGTTAGATGTAACTGAATATGTACTATTATTGACCATTCATCACATTATTGCTGATGGTTGGTCAATAGATGTCTTGATTCGTGAAGTAATGGTGTTGTATGAAGCATTTTGTAGTGGTCAACCTTCTCCCCTAGCCGAATTACCTATTCAGTATGCAGATTTCGCGTTTTGGCAAAGTCAATACTTGCAAGGAGAAGTTCTCGCAAATCAATTAGCATTTCGGCGAGAAAAGCTAGGACATCACCCACCTGCACTAGAACTACCTACTGACCGTCCTCGCCCAGCAATTCAGACGTTTCGGGGTGCTACGCAATCTTTTTCTTTATCTGCTGAGGTGACGCAAGCCCTCAAAACTCTGAGTCAAACAGAGGGAACTACTCTGTTTGTTACCCTGTTGGCGGCGTTCAAAACTTTGCTTTATCGCTACACAGGACAGGAAGATATACTGCTGGGTTCTCCTATTGCTAACCGTAACCGGGCTGAAACTGAAGGGTTAATTGGCTTTTTTGTCAATACTTTGGTGCTGCGTACTGATTTGTCGGGTAATCCCAGTTTTCGGGAACTAATTGCTAGGGTACATGAACAGGCATCAGCGGCCTATGCACATCAGGATATTCCCTTTGAGCAGTTAGCCGCAGAACTACAGCCCCAGAGGGATTTAAGCAGAAATCCATTGATACAAGTGATGTTTGTGCTGGAAAATCGGTCTAGGTTGCTTGGGGAATTGGGTGACTTAAAGTTGAGTCTGCTAGAAATCAATACAGCGATCGCTAAGTTTGATTTAACCTTGATACTATCGGAAACCTCACAAGGTCTAAATGGTTGGCTGGAGTACAGTACAGACCTATTTGATGCAGTGACAATTACGCAAATGGTCAGACATTTTCAAACTTTAGTCGGTGGTATTGCAGTTAACCCTGACCAGCGTCTTGCTAGTTTACCTCTCTTAAGTGCGGCTGAACAACATCAGCTTTTATATGAATGGAATCACCCAGAAATTAGCTATCCGCAGCACTATTGCATTCATCAATTATTTGAACAATCTGCACAACAGGCACCAGAAGCGATCGCAGTTGTTTTTGAAGAGCAACAAATAACTTACCAAGCTCTCAATCAACAAGCAAACCAACTAGCACATTACCTGCGTTCCCTTGGTGTCAAACCAGGGGTGAAGGTGGGTATCTGTGTCGAGCGTTCCTTGTGGATGATAGTAGGTATTCTCGCTATCCTCAAAGCAGGCGCAGCTTATGTACCCCTTGACCCCAGCTATCCCCAAGAACGCCTCGCTTTTATTATCCAAGATGCTCAATTAGAAGTCTTGCTCACCCAGCAGCAATTGTTGGAAGTCTTACCACCGCATCAGGTTCAGGTAATTTCCCTAGATAGAGATTGGCAAATCATTGCTCAGGAAAATCAAGCTAATCCTGCCTGTACTGCTACCGTGGGTAACTTAGCTTATATTATTTACACCTCCGGTTCTACTGGTCAACCCAAAGGTGTATTAGTCCCTCATCAAAATGTCACACGTCTATTTGAGGCTGTGCAACCCTGGTTTGAGTTTAATCAACAGGATGTGTGGACGCTATTTCATTCCATTGCTTTTGACTTCTCAGTGTGGGAACTTTGGGGGGCTTTGTTGCATGGTGGAAAGTTAGTTATAGTACCTTATTGGCTGAGTAGATCGCCGGAAGCTTTTTATCAATTGTTGTGTAAACAAAAGGTAACGGTACTCAATCAAACTCCCTCAGCTTTTCGCCAACTAATACAAGCCAAAGAGCCTTTCAATCATCAATTAGCCTTGCGTTTGGTAATTTTCGGTGGAGAAGCTTTAGAAATCTCCAGCTTGCAACCTTGGTGTGAGCGACATGGCGATCGCTATCCGCAGTTGGTCAATATGTATGGCATTACAGAAACAACTGTCCATGTCACATATCGTCCCATCACAATGGCAGACTTGCAAGTTAACTCAGGGAGTATTATCGGTCGTCCCATCCCCGATTTGCAAGTGTACATATTAGACCAACATCAGCAACTCGTACCCATTGGCGTTTCCGGTGAGATGTACATTGGTGGTGGAGGTTTAGCCAAAGGTTATCTGAACCGCCCGGATTTAACCACCGAAAAATTTATACCTCATCCTTTTAGCAATCAGCCAGATGCAAGGCTGTATAAGTCTGGTGATTTAGCTCGTTACTTACCCAATGGTGATATTGAATACTTGGGACGCATCGACCATCAGGTGAAGATTCGCGGTTTTCGTATTGAATTAGGGGAAATTGCAGGGATATTAACTCAACACCCATCTGTGCAAGAAACCGTGGTACTGGCGAAGGAAACCTCATCTGGAGAAAAATATCTAGTCGCTTATGTGGTTTTCCGCCATCAGCAGACTCCTACAACTAGCCAACTGCGAAACTTCCTGAAAAAACAACTGCCTGATTATATGCTGCCATCAGTGTTTGTGGTTGTGGAAGCTTTACCTTTAACAGCCAATGGTAAGCTAGACCATCAAGCATTACCAGAACCAAGCACCAGCAGACCAGAATTAGACACTGCTTTTGTCTCCCCCCGTACAGCCACAGAAAAGATATTAACTGAAATTTGGTCACAAGTGCTGGGTTTTGCAGAAATCGGCATTTATGATAACTTTTTTGCTTTAGGGGGAGATTCGATTCGTAGTATTCAAGTCCGTTCTCTGGCGCAAGAACGTGGATTGTATTTCTCCCTACAACAGATTTTTCAACATCAGACAATTCACGAACTGATTGCAGATGTAGTTATAGCAGAAAATCCCCAGGCTACCACACAATCAATTGCAGCATTTAGCTTAATCAGTGAACAAGAGCGATCGCAATTACCGGAAAATATAGAAGATGCCTATCCCTTAACTATGCTTCAGATGGGGATGCTCTTTCATAATGAGTATGATACTGATACACCTATTTATCATAATGTTGCGAGTTTACACATACAAGCTCCTTTTGCACCGCAACATTTTCAGACAGCCGCACAGCAACTCATAAATCGCCATCCGGTCTTACGGACTTCGTTTGATTTGAGTAACTTTAGTCAACCGTTACAGTTGGTGCATAAAAATGTTGCTGTCGCTTTGCAAGTAGAAGATTTATCTCACCTCTCGACTATTGAACAAGAAGAGATATTAAATGCTGAGTTAGAAGCCCAAAAACGCCATAAATTTGATTGGACATCTCCACCACTATTACGCTTTCATATTTACCGTCGTAGCAGCCAAACTTTTCAGTTTAACTTTAGCGAACATCATGCAATTCTCGATGGCTGGAGTGTCGCTACAATGCTGACGGAGTTATTTGAAAACTACTTTAGTTTGTTACAAGGAGAAACACCAACTATTAAATTATCGCCTGAGATAGCTTTTCGAGATTTTGTTGCTTTACAACAAACAGCCCTCCAGTCACAAGCATCTCAAGACTACTGGAAGCAAAAGCTCAAGGGCTGCATGATGACTAGAATACCACGGGAGTATCAGCCTCAGTCTGCCACAACCTCAGCCATTCGTGCATTCCCCGTTCTCATTAGTGATGAAACTGCAACTGGATTGCAACAACTAGCGAAAGTAGCCAAAGTTTCCCTTAAGAGTGTATTAGTCGCTGCACATATATATGTACTTAGTCAGTTGAGTGGGCAATCAGATGTGGTGACAATTATGGCATCTCATGGCCGCCCAGAAACAACTGATAGTGATTGGAGTTTAGGACTTTTTCTCACTCCCTTACCACTGCGGATGAAACTTTCCGGCGGTACTTGGATAGACTTAGTACAACAAACTTTTGCGGCTGAGAAAGATTTATTACCCCACAGATTGTATCCATTAGCTCAGATGCAAATCGATTTGGGGAATCAGCGTCTAGCAGAAACATCGGTAAACTTCACACGCTTTCATGTCTACGAACGTTTGCAACAACTCAGTGGTTTACAGATAATCGACACCCAGGGCTTTGCAATGACAGATTTTGCCCTAGTCGCTGAATTTAGTTTTGATGTTTTCGCATCTCAACTACAATTATTTTTAATGTGTAATACCTTTGAGTTTTCTGAGCAACAAATAGAGAAAATAGGTGAAAACTATGCTCAAACCTTAGCTGTGATGGCGAAAGAGACAACAGCAAATTATCAATTAGTTGAAGTTGCCAATCAGACAGTTAAGGAAGATGAGAAATACCAATTATTAGCTATATCTACTGGAGAAAAAATTAATTATCCTCAATACAATTGCATTCATCAATTATTTGCCCAACAAGTAGCCAGAATACCAGACAGTCTAGCCGTCGCCAGTGAACATCAACAATTAACCTACCTACAGCTTAATAATAGTGCTAACCAATTAGCTAATTTTTTGCAAAATTTGGGCGTAGTTACTGAGACTTTGGTGGGAATTTGCGTGGAGCGTAACCCGCAAATGTTAGTCGGTATTTTAGGCATCCTCAAGGCTTGTGGAGCTTATGTCCCACTCGATCCGAGTTATCCACAACAGCGATTAGATTTCATGTTGCAAGATGCCAAAATAGAAATCTTATTAACACAAAAACATTTACTACCAAAATTTTCTCATCACAATATAAAAATTATCTGCATAGATACCGAATGGGAGGCAATTGCACAACACAGTGATGCTCATCCTGAATGTGAAATTACATCAGATAACTTAGCATATATCATCTATACTTCTGGCTCTACAGGCCTTCCCAAAGGCGTAGAAATAACTCATAAAAATTTAATTCACTCCACCATAGCGAGGATAAATTATTATCCAGAATATGATGTAAATTTTCTCTTACTGTCCTCCTTCGCTTTCGATAGCTCAGTTGCGGGAATATTTTGGACTTTGTGTTGTGGGGGAACTCTTTATCTTCCTCAAGTCGGTGAAGAAAAAGAAGTACGAAAGTTGGTGAAGTTAATATCTCAATATCAAATTTCTCATTTACTTTCTCTTCCTTCTCTATACGCCCTGATATTAGAACAAGCTGAAATTGCACAACTAACTTCACTACATACAGTGATTGTAGCGGGGGAACCCTGCCCGAAAAAATTAGTTCAATCCCACTGTGAATTGCTGAAAACCACATCTTTATATAATGAGTATGGCCCAACAGAAGCAACAGTATGGAGTAGCGTCTACAATTGCTCTTGGCCAGAAGCAGGAATTAGTATACCTATTGGTCGTCCTATTCATAATACACAAATTTATATCCTCAATTCTGATGGGAAACTTGTTCCTGTGGGTGTGACTGGTGAACTGTATATTGGTGGTGACGGAATCGCTAGAGGTTATCTCGGTAAACCTCAGCTAACAGCAGAGAAATTTATACCTGATTTCTTTAGCGATGAACCAGGCGCACGTTTGTACAAAACAGGAGATTTAGCTCGTTATCGCCCTGATGGTAACATTGAATTTTTAGGTCGGAGCGATCGCCAAGTCAAAATTCGCGGTTTTCGCATCGAACTGGGTGAAATTGAAGCGGTACTAGAACAACATCCAACGATTCGGGAAGTGGCGGTAGTTTCTAGGGAGATACAAGGCGACCTTCGTTTAGTCGCATATATAGTACCATCACCCCAACAGCTTTACTTCCAAGCAACAACTCTAGAACAGCAGTATATTGCCAACTATCAAACAGTTTATGACGAAATATATAGTCAAGATCAGAACTTTTCTCAGCTAGACTCTACAATTAGCCTTAGAGCCTGGATCAGCAGTGATACTAATCAGCCCCTACCAGAAGCAGAAGTTATTGAGTACGCAGACAGCACCGCCCAACGCATCCTCTCAGTTATGCAACCCAAACGGGTATTAGAGATTGGCTGTGGTACTGGTGTGATTTTGTTGCGGGTAGCTCCTCACTGCACGCATTACTGTGGTACAGATATCTCAGATGTAGCTTTGCGTTACACTCAGCAGCAATTGGCAATTCGTCAACCAGATATTCTCACCAAAGTTTCATTTTTACATAGAGCAGCGCACAACTTTCAAGACATAGCAACCGAACAGTTTGACACCATTATTTTGAATGAAGTCGTGCAGCATTTTCCTAGCATTGAATATTTTGTTGATGTTTTACAAAGTGCTGTGAAAGTTGTCCAGCCAGGAGGATGTATTTTTCTGGGTGGTGTACGCAGTTTGCCACTTCTAGAAGCTTTTCACACTTGGGTGCAGTTAAATCGAGTTCCGCCTTCATGGAGTACAGCGCAATTTTACCAACAGGTGCAAGAACAATTATCTGCTGAGAAGGAATTAGTTATCAATCCAGACTTCTTCACTGCGCTACAAAAATATCTGCCAGAAATTAGTTATGTACAGATTTGTCCTAAACGTGGTTCGTATCACAATGAACTGACAAAATTTCACTACGATGTGATTCTTCATATCAAAGCAGAAGTAAATTTAACTCCGGATATTTTGTGGTTAAATTGGCATGAAGAAAAACTCACGGTCACTGCTGTACGTCAGTTGTTAAAGTCCAGCGCACCAGCAACACTAGGGCTACGAAATATACCCAATGCTCGTGTAGAAACATCTGCAAAAGCAGTAGAATTACTAAGACAAAATTCAGGAATACAAACTGTTGCTGAACTCAAACAAGCCTTGCAGTCAAATTTTTCACCATTAGGTGTTGATCCTGAAGAATTTTGGACTTTGAGCCAAGATTTACCGTATACAGTAGATATCAGTTGGGCTAACGCTGCTATTGATGGTAGTTACGATGTACTGTTTCGCCGCTACTCAGATAATTCTACAAATCTTATTCCGGGATTTGGTGCGATCGCCACTAATTCCCAACAGCCATTAGATACATACACTAACAAACCCTTGCACAGCCAGAGCAAATTAACTTCAGAGTTGATTCCACAAATAACCAGTTACCTGCGCGAAAAATTGCCTGAGTACATGATTCCTGTGAATTTTGTCGCTCTAGAAGCACTACCACTGACACCTAATGGCAAGGTAGATTATCAAGCATTACCCGCCCCTCAGCAAATACGTTCTCGTTTCACAGAAACTTTGATTTTTCCCCGTGATAGTTTAGAACTTCAACTCGCCCAGATTTGGGAAGACATTTTAGATATTCACCCGGTTGGTGTGACGGAAAACTTTTTTGACTTGGGGGGTCATTCGCTTTCGGCTGTACGTTTAATGGCGCAGATTCGGACTAAATTAAATCAAGAGTTGCCTTTGTCTATTCTCTTTCAAGGAATCACAATTGAAAAACTAGCGAGTATTTTACGCCAGCAGTCTGATGTACAAACTCACAATCTTTTGATACCTCTTCAACCTCACGGTTCTAAAAGACCTTTCTTTTGTTTACATCCGGCTGGTGGTAATGTGCTTTGCTACTATGAATTAGCCCGTCATCTGCAACCAGACCAACCAATTTACGGACTGCAAGCATTAGGTTTAGATGGAGAGCAACAGCCTTACAACCGCATCGAAGACATGGCTGCTCACTATATTCAACTCATACGTACCATTCAACCAACAGGCTCTTATCTTTTGGGAGGTTGGTCTATGGGTGGTGCGATCGCTTTTGAAATAGCACAGCAGTTACATCAACAGGGCGATCGAGTTGATTTACTAGCTTTGTTCGATAGCCTAGCACCAATTCCTCAAAATAAGCCGACAAATATTAGTGAGTATAACGATGCCAAAATGCTATCTCAACTGGCTCAAGATATGGCTAGTTTAACTGGCAGAAATTTGGCCATTTCTGAGCAACAACTTCAGCAATTAAAGCCAGATGAGCAATTGCAATATTTCTTAGAACAGGCAAAGATAGCTAATATTTTCCCTCCAGATATTGAATATCAGCAACTTAGTAATCTTCTGCAAGTTTTCAAAAGTAATATTCAAGCCATATTAAATTACGCACCACAAGTTTATCCGCAGCGCATAGTTCTTTTTAGAGCCAGTGAAAATAACTTTAATCAAGCACCTCAAAACCAAACCTTGGGATGGGATGAACTTTCCTCGGAATCAGTAGAGATTGTCAATGTGCCAGGAACGCACTACACAATGCTGACTAAACCTCACGTTCAAACTCTCCTAGAACAGTTGAGACATTATCTCGCTCAAGATTAA
- a CDS encoding MFS transporter has protein sequence MPQFAVAQSMRVFTFIWFGQLVSLLGSSLTGFALGVWVYQRTGSVTQYALISLFSLLPGLLIAPLAGVLVDRWDRRWLMIFSDAGAGLGSLIIALLLWLGQLQVWQIYLIVAISSMFSAFQWPAYAAVTTLLVPKQHLGRANGMVQFAEAVSRLIAPALAGILVVSINLQGVILLDSVTFVLAIATQMLVRFPKIKTTIADVEKNKSLLGEAVSGWKYITTRPGLLALLIFFAIKNFLVGTVNVLITPLVLSFTSTTVLGTVLSIGGSGMLLGSCVMSFWGGSRRRIHAVLGFTLLGGLSIIMAGIKPAAPVFFAAAFTYFFGFPIVNSCDQAIWQSKVELAVQGRVFALRRMLTWGSLPLASLVAGPLADHVFEPLLVPGGLLAGNLGQIIGVGKGYGIALLFILMGILTMLATVSFYLYQPLRLLETQLPDA, from the coding sequence ATGCCACAATTTGCTGTAGCCCAAAGCATGAGAGTTTTTACTTTCATTTGGTTTGGACAACTAGTTTCACTGCTGGGTTCGAGTCTCACAGGGTTTGCACTAGGAGTTTGGGTTTATCAAAGAACTGGATCAGTTACACAGTATGCACTCATTTCTTTATTCTCACTACTACCAGGTCTTTTAATAGCACCATTAGCAGGCGTGTTAGTAGACAGATGGGATCGACGCTGGCTGATGATTTTTAGTGATGCTGGAGCAGGTTTAGGTAGTCTGATAATTGCCCTGTTGCTGTGGCTGGGTCAACTCCAAGTTTGGCAAATTTACCTTATTGTTGCCATCAGTTCAATGTTCAGTGCCTTCCAGTGGCCTGCTTATGCTGCTGTCACAACATTACTCGTTCCTAAACAGCACTTAGGGCGTGCTAATGGAATGGTACAGTTTGCAGAAGCAGTATCACGGTTAATTGCACCAGCCTTAGCAGGAATACTAGTAGTCTCAATCAATCTTCAAGGTGTCATATTACTAGATAGTGTGACGTTTGTTTTGGCGATCGCCACGCAGATGCTCGTTCGATTCCCTAAGATCAAAACTACGATCGCAGATGTAGAGAAAAACAAATCCCTGCTAGGGGAGGCGGTGTCTGGCTGGAAATACATCACTACTCGACCCGGACTACTGGCATTATTGATATTTTTTGCTATCAAAAATTTTTTGGTAGGAACTGTTAACGTACTGATTACACCTTTAGTTCTATCTTTTACTTCCACTACTGTCTTAGGCACTGTACTATCAATTGGTGGCAGTGGTATGCTCCTTGGCAGTTGTGTTATGAGCTTTTGGGGTGGTTCACGGCGACGTATTCATGCTGTACTGGGCTTTACCCTGTTGGGTGGGTTATCTATTATCATGGCTGGAATCAAACCAGCAGCACCAGTTTTCTTTGCAGCTGCGTTTACCTACTTCTTCGGCTTCCCCATTGTCAACAGTTGCGATCAAGCTATTTGGCAAAGCAAAGTTGAGCTTGCTGTCCAGGGACGAGTTTTTGCTTTGCGACGTATGCTTACTTGGGGATCTCTACCGCTTGCTAGCCTTGTGGCAGGCCCCTTAGCCGATCATGTCTTTGAACCTTTACTTGTTCCAGGAGGGTTATTAGCCGGAAACCTTGGACAGATTATTGGTGTAGGGAAAGGATACGGCATTGCCCTATTATTTATTCTTATGGGAATACTGACTATGTTAGCCACAGTAAGCTTCTATTTATACCAGCCTCTACGTTTATTAGAAACTCAATTGCCTGATGCGTAA